The DNA segment GGCTTCGTCATCGCGGAGAAGGATCTGGAGATCCGCGGCCCCGGCGAGTTCCTGGGTACGCGGCAGAGCGGCCTCCCGGAGCTGGCCGTGGCGAACCTCGTGCGCGACGGCGATCTCTTGTCGCTCGCCCAGACGGAAGCGCGGCGGATCATGGACGCCGACCCCCAGCTCCAGAAGCCGGATCACCAGGGGCTCGTGAAGGCGCTGGAGGAGCGCTGGGAGGGCCGGCTCGCGCTTGCCCGGGTGGGGTAGGCGCGGAGAAGCCAGCGCCTGCTCCCCGGATTGTCCCGGACTGGGGTCGTGCTTACATTTCCGCCTGGAGGACCACGGGGGTACGCGATGGGAGACTGGGGGCGAGCGGAGTATCTGGCGCGGCAGGGCATCCGGGATCGCCGGGTGCTCGCGGCGATCGCCAACCTGAGCCGCGCGGACTTCGTGCCCGTGGGCTCGCGGGACTCGGCCCATCAAGACGTGCCGCTGCCCATTGGCCACGGGCAGACCATCAGCCAGCCCTACGTGGTGGCCCTGATGACGGAGGCCCTGCGCCTGCGCGGCTGTGAGCGCGTGCTCGAAATCGGCACCGGCTCCGGCTACCAGACGGCGGTGCTGGCGATGCTGGCCCGCGAGGTCTTCACGGTGGAGATCGTCCGCGAGCTGGCCCGGCCCGCCCGGCGGTTGCTCCACCATCTGGGCTTCACCAACGTGTTCTACCGGGAGGGTGACGGCTCCCAGGGTTGGGCCCAGGCCGCGCCCTTCGACGCCATCATCGCCACCGCCGCGCCGGAGGACATCCCCCGGGAGCTCCTGCGCCAGCTGAGGCCCGGGGGGCGGATGGTCATCCCCGTGGGCTCCGTGAACGAGCCGCAGGAGTTGCTGCGCATCCGCCGGAGACAGCCGGGGATGCTGCCCCGGGTGGAGCGCCTGCTGCCGGTGCGCTTCGTCCCCATGACGGGACTGGGCTCCGCCCT comes from the Corallococcus exiguus genome and includes:
- a CDS encoding protein-L-isoaspartate(D-aspartate) O-methyltransferase, with the protein product MGDWGRAEYLARQGIRDRRVLAAIANLSRADFVPVGSRDSAHQDVPLPIGHGQTISQPYVVALMTEALRLRGCERVLEIGTGSGYQTAVLAMLAREVFTVEIVRELARPARRLLHHLGFTNVFYREGDGSQGWAQAAPFDAIIATAAPEDIPRELLRQLRPGGRMVIPVGSVNEPQELLRIRRRQPGMLPRVERLLPVRFVPMTGLGSALR